Proteins from a single region of Thermococcus sp. EP1:
- the iorA gene encoding indolepyruvate ferredoxin oxidoreductase subunit alpha, translated as MAKVSDIVLWDKPGERVLLLGNQAIARGALEANIAVYAAYPGTPSSELTDTMAIVSKKAGVYMEYSTNEKVAFETALAAAWSGLRAMTAMKHVGLNVAADTFMSAVGMGVEGGFVIMVADDPSMWSSQNEQDTRVYAKFANVPVLEPISPHEAKEMTKYAFELSEKFKHFVILRTTTRTSHARGDVVLGELPEEIKQGKRKFGKFKKDSSRFVDVPSNARKFHPQILEKIEKIREELNNCPFNWIEGKEDAKIGIIAPGLSYAYVKEALAWLGIEDVKILKLGTPFPVPYGLLEKFFEGLERVLIVEELEPVVEEQVKTWAFDKKLNIEIKGKELVPRIYEMTTRRAVTAIAKFLGLETPINFEELDEKYEKVKPLLPPRPPSLCPACPHRNSFYAIKKATGGKAIYPSDIGCYTLGLLPPLKTVDTTVAMGASIGIAHGLSIAQNGSLSEEQQGPEKQVVVATIGDSTFYHTGLPALANAIYNRSNVLIVVLDNLVTAMTGDQPNPSTGETPHGMGKRIPIEDVAKAMGADFVAVVDPYDIKATYETVKKAIEVEGVSVIVSRQVCALHRIGQMRRRGEKWPIYYVNEDKCTGCRICINAYGCPAIYWDEEKRQARVEPTMCWGCGGCAQVCPFGAFEPMKEGEQ; from the coding sequence ATGGCTAAGGTTAGTGATATAGTCTTATGGGATAAACCTGGAGAAAGAGTTCTCCTTTTAGGAAACCAAGCAATAGCCAGGGGTGCCTTGGAAGCTAACATAGCAGTCTATGCTGCTTATCCTGGAACTCCAAGTTCCGAACTTACAGACACCATGGCAATTGTAAGCAAAAAGGCAGGCGTTTACATGGAATATTCCACAAACGAAAAAGTGGCCTTCGAAACGGCCCTAGCTGCAGCATGGAGCGGCCTTAGAGCCATGACAGCAATGAAGCACGTTGGATTAAACGTAGCTGCCGATACTTTCATGAGTGCCGTTGGAATGGGTGTTGAAGGTGGATTCGTTATAATGGTTGCTGATGATCCAAGTATGTGGTCCTCTCAGAACGAGCAAGACACTAGGGTTTATGCCAAATTCGCAAATGTTCCTGTTCTTGAGCCAATAAGTCCCCATGAGGCTAAAGAAATGACAAAGTACGCCTTTGAACTCAGTGAAAAGTTCAAACACTTTGTGATTTTAAGAACAACTACAAGAACCTCCCACGCGAGGGGAGATGTAGTTTTAGGAGAGCTTCCAGAGGAGATAAAACAAGGAAAGAGAAAGTTCGGCAAGTTTAAGAAAGATTCAAGTAGGTTTGTTGATGTCCCTTCAAATGCAAGGAAGTTTCACCCACAAATCCTCGAAAAAATTGAAAAGATCAGAGAAGAATTAAACAACTGCCCATTCAACTGGATAGAGGGTAAAGAAGACGCTAAGATCGGTATAATAGCCCCAGGATTGAGCTATGCGTATGTAAAAGAGGCCTTAGCATGGTTAGGAATCGAAGATGTAAAGATTCTCAAACTAGGAACACCATTCCCCGTCCCTTACGGTCTTCTTGAGAAGTTCTTTGAAGGATTAGAGAGAGTATTAATAGTCGAAGAACTCGAACCAGTTGTAGAAGAACAAGTGAAAACATGGGCCTTTGATAAAAAGCTCAACATAGAAATAAAGGGCAAAGAGCTTGTCCCGAGAATTTATGAAATGACCACTAGAAGAGCTGTAACAGCTATAGCAAAATTCCTTGGCCTTGAAACACCAATAAACTTTGAGGAACTCGATGAAAAATATGAAAAGGTCAAGCCATTGCTCCCACCAAGGCCACCCTCACTCTGTCCAGCGTGTCCACACAGAAACAGCTTCTACGCAATAAAGAAAGCAACAGGAGGAAAAGCAATATATCCAAGTGATATTGGATGTTATACCCTTGGTCTCCTGCCTCCTCTTAAGACTGTTGATACCACAGTTGCAATGGGTGCTTCAATTGGAATAGCTCACGGATTAAGCATAGCACAAAATGGAAGCTTAAGCGAAGAACAACAAGGTCCAGAAAAGCAGGTAGTAGTGGCCACTATTGGAGACTCAACGTTCTATCACACAGGACTACCAGCGTTAGCAAATGCCATATACAACCGCTCTAATGTGCTTATTGTAGTCCTTGACAACCTTGTCACGGCAATGACTGGTGACCAGCCAAACCCAAGTACGGGAGAAACTCCACATGGTATGGGTAAAAGGATACCAATTGAAGATGTCGCAAAGGCTATGGGTGCTGACTTTGTTGCTGTCGTTGACCCATACGACATCAAAGCAACTTATGAGACTGTGAAGAAGGCCATTGAAGTTGAAGGAGTTAGCGTTATAGTTTCAAGACAAGTTTGTGCCTTACATAGGATCGGCCAAATGAGAAGAAGAGGCGAGAAATGGCCAATTTACTACGTAAACGAGGACAAGTGTACTGGTTGTAGGATATGTATCAATGCTTATGGATGTCCAGCAATTTACTGGGACGAAGAGAAGAGACAAGCAAGAGTTGAACCAACAATGTGCTGGGGATGTGGAGGTTGTGCCCAAGTGTGCCCGTTTGGGGCTTTTGAGCCTATGAAGGAGGGAGAACAATGA
- a CDS encoding indolepyruvate oxidoreductase subunit beta, producing the protein MKEYNIVITGVGGQGVLTAANILGWAALHAGYKVRLGEVHGMSQRFGSVISYVRFGEDVYGSMVPEGKADVMLSFEPVEALRYVNYLKEGGMIVVNTKPIVPVQVSMGMASYPSLEEIRKVFEKDFKAKWIGFNAEELAEQAGHVVTTNTVLIGALTQIPEFPLDAEHVREVIKISVPPKAVDINMKAFDLGIKAAKEILEL; encoded by the coding sequence ATGAAGGAGTACAACATTGTCATCACAGGAGTTGGTGGCCAAGGAGTATTAACGGCGGCCAACATTCTTGGATGGGCTGCACTCCATGCAGGCTATAAAGTGAGACTTGGTGAAGTTCACGGAATGAGCCAAAGATTCGGAAGTGTCATAAGCTATGTGCGCTTTGGTGAAGACGTTTATGGTTCCATGGTTCCCGAAGGAAAAGCCGATGTTATGCTATCTTTTGAGCCTGTAGAAGCACTTAGATACGTGAATTATCTTAAAGAAGGCGGAATGATAGTTGTAAACACAAAACCCATAGTCCCCGTGCAAGTTTCAATGGGAATGGCAAGCTATCCAAGCCTTGAAGAGATAAGAAAAGTCTTCGAGAAAGACTTCAAAGCAAAATGGATTGGATTTAACGCGGAAGAGCTTGCAGAACAAGCAGGACATGTTGTCACAACAAATACGGTATTAATAGGAGCCTTAACTCAGATACCTGAGTTCCCACTTGATGCAGAACATGTTAGAGAAGTCATAAAGATCAGCGTCCCCCCTAAAGCCGTAGACATAAACATGAAGGCCTTTGACCTTGGAATAAAAGCTGCAAAAGAGATATTAGAGCTTTAG